The sequence ATCCCGGAGGTGCGGTACGCCAGCGACTCCCGCTCGATCTGCTCCTCGATCGCCGCCCGGGTCCGCGCGTCGGCCTCCTCGTCGAACGGCCGCCCGGCCGCGGCGGCGGCCTGCCGCGACACGATCGAGACCACCCCGGCCAGCTGGGCCGGGCCCATCACCGCGGACTTCGCGCCGACCCAGCTGAACAGGAACCGCGGGTCGTACGCCCGGCCGCTCATCCCGTAGTTGCCGGCCCCGTAGGACGCGCCCATCACGATCGACAGGTGCGGGACCGCCGAGTTGGACACCGCATTGATCATCTGGGCGCCGTGCTTGATGATGCCGCCCTGCTCGTACTGCCTGCCGACCATGTAACCGGTGGTGTTGTGCAGGAACAGCAGCGGGGTGTCGGTCTGGTTGGCCAGCTGGATGAACTGGGCGGCCTTCTGCGCCTCCGGGCTGAACAGCACCCCGTGCGCGTTGGCCAGGATGCCGATCGGGTAGCCGTGCAGACGCGCCCAGCCGGTCACCAGGCTCGGCCCGTAGAGCGGCTTGAACTCGTCGAACTCGCTGCCGTCGACGATCCGGCCGATCACCTCGCGCGGGTCGAACGGCACCCTCAGGTCGGCCGGCACGATGCCGAGCAGCTCCTCCGGGTCGAGCGCGGGCTCGGCGTACCCGGCGCGGGGCGCCGGCCCGAGCTTGCGCCAGTTGAACCGGCCGACGATGCGCCGGCCGATCCGGATCGCGTCGTGCTCGTCGGCGGCGAGGTGATCGGCCAGTCCGGAGGTGCGCGCGTGCATCTGCGCGCCGCCGAGCGACTCGTCGTCCGACTCCTCACCGGTGGCCATCCTCACCAGCGGCGGCCCGCCGAGGAACACCTTCGCGCG is a genomic window of Actinoplanes teichomyceticus ATCC 31121 containing:
- a CDS encoding acyl-CoA carboxylase subunit beta; translated protein: MSLPPAYAENRAAMLERVADLAAQHARALAGGGPEAVDRHRRRGRLTARERIELLIDPDSAFLELSTLAGWGTEFAVGGSVVTGLGVIEGVECMIVANDPTVRGGASNPVTLKKSFRAAQIAAENRLPTVNLVESGGADLATQKDIFIPGGRHFRGLTEASADRRPTVALVFGNSTAGGAYVPGLSDHVVMVAGRAKVFLGGPPLVRMATGEESDDESLGGAQMHARTSGLADHLAADEHDAIRIGRRIVGRFNWRKLGPAPRAGYAEPALDPEELLGIVPADLRVPFDPREVIGRIVDGSEFDEFKPLYGPSLVTGWARLHGYPIGILANAHGVLFSPEAQKAAQFIQLANQTDTPLLFLHNTTGYMVGRQYEQGGIIKHGAQMINAVSNSAVPHLSIVMGASYGAGNYGMSGRAYDPRFLFSWVGAKSAVMGPAQLAGVVSIVSRQAAAAAGRPFDEEADARTRAAIEEQIERESLAYRTSGMLYDDGVIDPRDTRTVLGICLSVIHNAPVRGARGYGVFRL